One Azoarcus sp. DN11 DNA segment encodes these proteins:
- the gcvH gene encoding glycine cleavage system protein GcvH codes for MSTIKFTEDHEWLRVEGDVATVGITDYAQNALGDIVFVQLPDVDAHFGAGDEAAVIESVKAAGELKMPLAGTVVEVNAALADAPATVNEDPLGAGWFIRVRLDDPSALDGLLDQAAYDKLTA; via the coding sequence ATGAGCACGATCAAATTCACCGAAGACCACGAGTGGCTGCGCGTCGAGGGCGACGTCGCCACGGTCGGCATCACCGACTACGCGCAGAACGCGCTGGGCGACATCGTCTTCGTGCAGCTGCCGGACGTCGATGCGCACTTCGGCGCCGGTGACGAAGCCGCCGTGATCGAGTCGGTGAAGGCCGCCGGCGAACTGAAGATGCCGCTGGCCGGCACCGTCGTCGAAGTCAACGCCGCGCTGGCCGATGCGCCCGCCACGGTCAATGAGGATCCGCTGGGCGCGGGCTGGTTCATCCGCGTCCGCCTCGACGATCCGTCCGCGCTCGACGGACTGCTCGATCAGGCTGCCTACGACAAGCTGACCGCCTGA
- the gcvP gene encoding aminomethyl-transferring glycine dehydrogenase: MNMNDTRFPATLAQLEQRDDFVGRHVGPDATETQAMLAALGLDSLGQLIDKVIPASILSPSPLSLPEGQTEADALAKLREIAGKNRVFRSFIGAGYYDTYTPGVVLRNVLENPAWYTAYTPYQPEISQGRLEALLNFQTMITDLTGMEIANASLLDEATAAAEAMAFCQRLSKNPSKVFFVSQDCHPQTIEVVRTRAKPQGFEVVVGNPATDLDAHEFFGVLLQYPASTGEVIDYAGIVAAAHAKKALVVVAADLLALTLLKPPAEFGADVAIGTTQRFGVPMGYGGPHAAYFATLDAHKRVMPGRVVGVSIDSHGKKAYRLAMQTREQHIRREKATSNICTAQVLLAVMASLYACYHGPKGLTTIARRIHRLTATLAAGLRRAGAEVVTKTFFDTIAVRVADAAAVHAAARAKQMNLREIDATTVGISLDETTTCADVEALWAVFANGAALPSFADAEHLAPEALPAGQLRSSAFLTHPVFSAYQSETKMLRYLRAMADKDLALDRTMIPLGSCTMKLNATTEMIPITWREFGGLHPFAPADQARGYAQLTAELEQMLCACTGYDAVSLQPNAGSQGEYAGLLAIRAYHASRGEAQRDVCLIPSSAHGTNPATANMAGMRVVVVACDDKGNVDVADLKAKAEQHADKLAALMITYPSTHGVFETAIREIAEIVHANGGQVYIDGANMNAMVGLCGPGKFGGDVSHLNLHKTFCIPHGGGGPGVGPIGVKSHLAPFLPGHASTGLKGIGAVAAAPWGSASILPITWTYIALMGRDGLRHATTMAILNANYIAQRLDAHYPVLYRGENGMVAHECIIDLRPLKDATGVTVDDVAKRLIDFGFHAPTMSFPVPGTLMIEPTESESKEELDRFCDAMIAIRAEIAKVGSGEYDAKDNPLVNAPHTAEAIAGEWTHPYSREEAVYPLASLRANKYWSPVGRVDNVYGDRHLVCSCPPMSAYEDA; this comes from the coding sequence ATGAACATGAACGATACCCGCTTCCCCGCGACGCTCGCCCAGCTCGAGCAGCGCGACGATTTCGTCGGCCGCCACGTCGGCCCGGACGCGACCGAGACGCAGGCGATGCTTGCCGCGCTCGGCCTCGATTCGCTCGGCCAGCTCATCGACAAGGTGATCCCGGCCTCGATCCTGTCGCCTTCGCCCCTCTCCCTCCCCGAAGGCCAGACCGAGGCCGACGCGCTCGCGAAGCTGCGCGAGATCGCGGGGAAGAACCGGGTGTTCCGTTCCTTCATCGGTGCGGGCTACTACGACACCTACACGCCCGGTGTCGTGCTGCGCAACGTCCTCGAGAACCCGGCCTGGTACACGGCCTACACGCCGTACCAGCCGGAGATTTCGCAGGGCCGCCTGGAAGCGCTGCTCAACTTCCAGACCATGATCACCGACCTGACGGGCATGGAGATCGCCAACGCGTCCCTGCTCGACGAGGCGACGGCCGCCGCCGAAGCCATGGCCTTCTGCCAGCGCCTGTCGAAGAACCCGTCCAAGGTCTTTTTCGTCTCGCAGGACTGCCACCCGCAGACCATCGAGGTCGTGCGCACCCGTGCCAAACCGCAGGGCTTCGAGGTGGTCGTCGGCAACCCCGCGACCGACCTCGACGCGCACGAATTCTTCGGCGTCCTCCTGCAGTACCCGGCCAGCACCGGCGAAGTGATCGACTACGCCGGCATCGTCGCCGCCGCCCACGCCAAGAAGGCGCTGGTGGTCGTCGCCGCCGACCTGCTCGCGTTGACGCTGCTCAAGCCGCCCGCCGAATTCGGCGCCGACGTCGCCATCGGCACGACGCAGCGCTTCGGCGTGCCGATGGGGTATGGCGGCCCGCACGCCGCCTACTTCGCCACGCTCGACGCGCACAAGCGCGTGATGCCGGGCCGCGTCGTCGGCGTGTCGATCGACAGCCACGGCAAGAAGGCCTACCGCCTCGCGATGCAGACGCGCGAACAGCACATCCGCCGCGAGAAGGCCACGTCCAACATCTGCACCGCGCAGGTGCTGCTGGCCGTGATGGCGAGCCTCTACGCCTGCTACCACGGTCCGAAGGGGCTGACGACGATCGCCCGCCGCATCCATCGCCTGACCGCGACGCTCGCCGCCGGCCTGCGCCGCGCCGGGGCCGAAGTCGTCACGAAGACCTTCTTCGACACCATCGCCGTGCGCGTCGCCGACGCCGCGGCCGTGCATGCCGCTGCCCGCGCCAAGCAGATGAACCTGCGCGAGATCGACGCCACGACCGTCGGCATCTCGCTCGACGAAACCACCACCTGCGCCGACGTCGAGGCGCTGTGGGCGGTGTTCGCCAACGGCGCGGCACTGCCTTCCTTTGCCGACGCCGAGCACCTCGCGCCGGAAGCCCTGCCGGCCGGCCAGCTGCGCAGCTCCGCCTTCCTGACGCACCCGGTGTTCAGCGCCTACCAGTCCGAGACCAAGATGTTGCGCTACCTGCGCGCGATGGCGGACAAGGACCTGGCGCTCGACCGCACGATGATCCCGCTGGGTTCGTGCACGATGAAGCTGAACGCGACCACCGAGATGATCCCCATCACCTGGCGCGAGTTCGGCGGCCTGCATCCCTTCGCGCCCGCCGACCAGGCCCGGGGCTACGCCCAGCTCACCGCGGAGCTGGAGCAGATGCTGTGCGCCTGCACCGGCTACGACGCCGTGTCGCTGCAGCCCAACGCCGGCTCGCAGGGCGAATACGCCGGTCTGCTGGCGATCCGCGCCTACCACGCGAGCCGCGGTGAAGCGCAGCGCGACGTGTGCCTGATCCCGAGCTCCGCGCACGGCACCAACCCCGCCACCGCCAACATGGCCGGCATGCGCGTGGTTGTCGTCGCCTGCGACGACAAGGGCAACGTCGATGTTGCCGATCTGAAGGCGAAGGCCGAGCAGCACGCCGACAAGCTCGCCGCGCTCATGATCACCTACCCCTCGACGCACGGCGTGTTCGAGACCGCGATCCGCGAGATCGCCGAGATCGTGCACGCCAACGGCGGCCAGGTGTATATCGACGGCGCCAACATGAACGCGATGGTCGGCCTGTGCGGCCCGGGCAAGTTCGGCGGCGACGTGTCGCACCTCAACCTGCACAAGACCTTCTGCATCCCGCACGGCGGCGGCGGACCGGGTGTCGGCCCGATCGGCGTGAAATCGCACCTCGCGCCTTTCCTGCCGGGACACGCGAGCACCGGCCTCAAGGGCATCGGCGCCGTTGCGGCGGCACCGTGGGGCAGCGCCAGCATCCTGCCGATCACCTGGACCTACATCGCGCTGATGGGCCGCGACGGGCTGCGCCACGCGACGACGATGGCGATCCTCAACGCCAACTACATCGCCCAGCGCCTCGACGCGCACTACCCGGTGCTGTACCGCGGCGAGAACGGCATGGTCGCGCACGAGTGCATCATCGACCTGCGCCCGCTGAAGGACGCGACCGGTGTCACCGTCGATGACGTCGCCAAGCGCCTGATTGACTTCGGCTTCCACGCGCCGACGATGTCCTTCCCGGTGCCCGGCACGCTGATGATCGAACCGACCGAGAGCGAATCGAAGGAAGAACTCGACCGCTTCTGCGACGCGATGATCGCGATCCGCGCGGAAATCGCCAAGGTCGGCAGCGGCGAGTACGACGCCAAGGACAACCCCCTGGTCAACGCCCCGCATACCGCGGAAGCGATCGCCGGCGAATGGACGCACCCGTACAGCCGCGAAGAGGCCGTGTATCCGCTCGCCAGCCTGCGCGCGAACAAGTACTGGTCGCCGGTGGGCCGTGTCGACAACGTGTATGGCGACCGCCACCTGGTGTGCTCCTGCCCGCCGATGTCGGCCTACGAAGACGCCTGA
- the glyA gene encoding serine hydroxymethyltransferase, translated as MFDKSMQIAGFDPDLWGAIESERHRQEDHIELIASENYASPRVMQAQGTVLTNKYAEGYPGKRYYGGCEHVDVVEQLAIDRAKQLFGADWANVQPHSGSQANAAVYFALLQPGDTILGMSLAHGGHLTHGAKVNFSGKIFNAVQYGVTDDGVLDYDALEALAVECKPKMIVAGFSAYARHLDFPRFRAIADKVGALLFVDMAHVAGLVAAGLYPSPVPFADIVTSTTHKTLRGPRGGIILGRANADIEKKIASMVFPGTQGGPLMHVIAAKAVAFKEALDPSFKAYQQQVIANAQAMAGVFVERGYKIVSGGTDDHLFLVDLIAKGITGKAADAALGAAHITVNKNTVPNDPQSPFVTSGIRIGTPAATTRGFGISEVKELAGWICDVLDAIDNPAVIDAVRAKVAALCARFPVYGR; from the coding sequence ATGTTCGACAAAAGCATGCAGATCGCCGGCTTCGACCCCGATCTGTGGGGCGCGATCGAGTCCGAGCGCCACCGCCAGGAAGACCACATCGAGCTCATCGCGTCCGAGAACTACGCCAGCCCGCGCGTGATGCAGGCGCAGGGCACGGTGCTCACCAACAAGTACGCCGAAGGCTACCCCGGCAAGCGCTACTACGGCGGCTGCGAGCACGTCGACGTCGTCGAGCAGCTCGCGATCGACCGCGCCAAGCAGCTCTTCGGCGCCGACTGGGCCAACGTGCAGCCGCATTCGGGTTCGCAAGCCAACGCCGCGGTGTATTTCGCGCTGCTGCAGCCTGGTGACACGATCCTCGGCATGAGCCTCGCGCACGGCGGGCACCTCACGCACGGCGCGAAGGTGAACTTCTCCGGCAAGATCTTCAACGCGGTGCAGTACGGCGTCACCGACGACGGCGTGCTCGACTACGACGCGCTCGAGGCGCTCGCCGTCGAGTGCAAGCCGAAGATGATCGTCGCCGGCTTCTCGGCCTACGCCCGTCACCTCGACTTCCCGCGCTTCCGCGCGATCGCGGACAAGGTCGGCGCGCTGCTGTTCGTCGACATGGCCCACGTCGCCGGCCTCGTCGCCGCGGGCCTGTACCCGAGCCCGGTGCCTTTCGCCGACATCGTCACCAGCACCACGCACAAGACGCTGCGCGGCCCGCGCGGCGGCATCATCCTCGGCCGTGCCAACGCAGACATCGAGAAGAAGATCGCCTCGATGGTCTTCCCCGGCACCCAGGGCGGCCCGCTGATGCACGTCATCGCGGCGAAGGCCGTGGCGTTCAAGGAAGCGCTCGATCCCTCGTTCAAGGCCTACCAGCAGCAGGTGATCGCCAACGCGCAAGCGATGGCGGGCGTGTTCGTCGAGCGCGGCTACAAGATCGTCTCCGGCGGCACCGACGACCACCTCTTCCTGGTCGACCTGATCGCCAAGGGCATCACCGGCAAGGCCGCCGATGCGGCGCTGGGCGCGGCCCACATCACCGTGAACAAGAACACCGTGCCGAACGATCCGCAGTCGCCTTTCGTCACCAGCGGCATCCGCATCGGCACGCCGGCGGCGACCACCCGCGGCTTCGGCATCAGCGAAGTCAAGGAGCTCGCCGGCTGGATCTGCGACGTGCTCGACGCCATCGACAACCCCGCGGTGATCGACGCCGTGCGGGCGAAAGTCGCCGCGCTGTGCGCGCGCTTCCCGGTGTACGGCCGGTAA
- a CDS encoding amino acid permease — translation MTRISDMLDEEQRHEGKDLERGLKDRHIQLIAIGGAIGVGLFLGSAKAISKAGPALLLTYAFAGLAVFFIMRALGELLIHRPVAGSFAIYAEEYVSPWAGYVTGWTYWFTWIVTGMAELTAVGVYVHYWFPDVPQWIPALVTLVVLYGANLIAVKVFGEMEFWFAIIKVVTIVAMLLIGLAIIFFGVTDLGKTASFSNLWSHGGFAPMGMVGVVLTLQIACFAYTGVELIGVTAGEAQNPEKVLPHATNSVTWRILIFYIGALIVLMSLVPWNELNPNMSPFVTVFEKIGIPAAAGIINFVVITAAASSCNSGIFSTGRMLYTLAQFGQAPAALGKISKTHVPANAITLSAAVMLVGVALNYIVPEEAFVYVTSVATVGAVWTWGIIVWAHLKYRQAVARGEAKAVFFRMPGAPYANWFVLAFLLLVTGFLAFDAGTRVALYVAPAWFALLTVGYQMSKSRSGNGALASETSR, via the coding sequence ATGACACGCATCAGTGACATGCTCGACGAAGAGCAGCGGCACGAAGGCAAGGACCTCGAACGAGGCCTCAAGGATCGGCACATCCAGCTCATCGCCATCGGCGGTGCGATCGGGGTGGGCCTCTTTCTCGGCTCGGCCAAGGCCATCAGCAAGGCCGGCCCCGCGCTGCTCCTGACCTACGCGTTCGCGGGTCTGGCAGTGTTCTTCATCATGCGCGCGCTCGGCGAGCTGCTGATCCACCGCCCGGTGGCCGGTTCGTTCGCGATCTACGCCGAGGAGTACGTCAGCCCGTGGGCCGGGTATGTCACCGGCTGGACCTACTGGTTCACCTGGATCGTCACCGGCATGGCGGAACTCACCGCCGTCGGCGTGTATGTGCACTACTGGTTCCCGGACGTGCCGCAGTGGATCCCGGCGCTCGTGACGCTGGTCGTGCTCTACGGTGCCAACCTGATCGCGGTGAAGGTGTTCGGCGAGATGGAGTTCTGGTTCGCGATCATCAAGGTGGTCACGATCGTTGCGATGCTCCTGATCGGCCTTGCGATCATCTTCTTCGGCGTGACCGACCTGGGCAAGACCGCGAGCTTCTCCAACCTGTGGTCGCACGGCGGCTTCGCGCCGATGGGCATGGTGGGCGTGGTGCTGACCTTGCAGATCGCGTGCTTCGCCTACACCGGCGTGGAACTCATCGGTGTCACCGCCGGTGAGGCGCAGAACCCCGAGAAGGTGCTGCCGCACGCGACCAACAGCGTCACGTGGCGGATCCTGATCTTCTACATCGGCGCGCTGATCGTGCTGATGTCGCTCGTGCCGTGGAACGAACTCAACCCAAACATGAGCCCGTTCGTCACCGTGTTCGAGAAGATCGGCATTCCCGCCGCGGCCGGCATCATCAACTTCGTCGTCATCACCGCGGCCGCCTCGTCGTGCAACAGCGGCATCTTCAGCACCGGGCGCATGCTCTACACCCTCGCGCAGTTCGGCCAGGCGCCGGCCGCGCTGGGCAAGATCAGCAAGACCCACGTACCGGCCAACGCGATCACGCTGTCGGCCGCCGTGATGCTGGTCGGCGTCGCGCTCAACTACATCGTGCCCGAGGAAGCCTTCGTGTATGTGACGAGCGTCGCGACCGTGGGCGCGGTGTGGACCTGGGGCATCATCGTCTGGGCGCACCTCAAGTATCGCCAGGCGGTCGCACGCGGTGAGGCCAAGGCGGTGTTCTTCCGCATGCCGGGCGCCCCGTACGCGAACTGGTTCGTGCTGGCCTTCCTGCTGCTCGTGACCGGCTTCCTCGCGTTCGACGCCGGCACCCGCGTCGCGCTCTACGTTGCGCCGGCGTGGTTCGCGCTGCTCACGGTGGGCTACCAGATGTCCAAATCGCGTTCCGGCAACGGCGCGCTTGCATCCGAAACTTCGAGGTAA
- a CDS encoding L-serine ammonia-lyase, with the protein MAISVFDLFKIGIGPSSSHTVGPMRAAQVFANGLKESGLLARVASVKAELYGSLGATGKGHGSDKAVLLGLEGEAPDLVDTEQVDSKLARIRGEQRLQLAGEHPVAFVEREHLVMHRRQSLPYHPNGMRITAFDAGGETLMSKVYYSVGGGFVVDESAAGADRIVEDATPLAYPFKSGAELLAQCREKGLSISQLMLENERAWRTDAETRSGLLRIWDVMQLCVRRGCEKEGIMPGGLHVKRRAAEMYRKLSSAPEASIRDPLTTMDWVNLYALAVNEENATGGRVVTAPTNGAAGIVPAVLHYYSRFIPGASEEGVIRFLLTAAAIGILYKENASISGAEVGCQGEVGVACSMAAGALAEVLGGTPEQVENAAEIGMEHNLGLTCDPVGGLVQVPCIERNAMGSIKAINAARMALRGDGKHFVSLDKVIKTMRDTGADMKLKYKETARGGLAVNVIEC; encoded by the coding sequence ATGGCCATCAGCGTTTTCGACTTGTTCAAGATCGGCATCGGGCCGTCGTCCTCACATACCGTGGGGCCGATGCGTGCGGCGCAGGTCTTTGCGAACGGCCTCAAGGAGTCCGGCCTGCTCGCGCGGGTCGCAAGCGTGAAGGCCGAACTCTATGGCTCGCTCGGCGCGACCGGCAAGGGGCACGGCAGCGACAAGGCCGTGCTCCTGGGCCTCGAGGGCGAGGCGCCGGATCTCGTCGACACCGAACAGGTGGACAGCAAGCTCGCCCGCATCCGCGGCGAGCAGCGGCTGCAGCTCGCCGGCGAACATCCGGTGGCGTTCGTCGAGCGCGAGCACCTCGTGATGCATCGCCGCCAGTCGCTCCCCTACCACCCGAACGGGATGCGCATCACCGCCTTCGACGCGGGCGGCGAGACGCTCATGAGCAAAGTGTATTACTCGGTCGGCGGCGGCTTCGTCGTCGATGAGAGCGCCGCCGGTGCCGACCGCATCGTCGAGGACGCCACACCGCTCGCGTATCCGTTCAAGAGCGGCGCGGAACTCCTCGCGCAGTGCCGCGAGAAGGGGCTCTCGATCAGCCAGCTGATGCTGGAGAACGAGCGCGCGTGGCGCACGGACGCGGAGACGCGTTCGGGCCTCCTCAGGATCTGGGACGTGATGCAGCTGTGCGTGCGGCGCGGCTGCGAGAAGGAAGGCATCATGCCCGGCGGCCTGCACGTGAAGCGCCGCGCCGCCGAGATGTACCGCAAGCTCTCCAGCGCCCCCGAGGCGAGCATCCGCGACCCGCTGACAACGATGGACTGGGTGAATCTCTATGCCCTCGCCGTCAATGAGGAGAACGCCACCGGCGGGCGCGTCGTCACCGCCCCGACCAACGGCGCCGCGGGCATCGTGCCGGCGGTGCTGCACTACTACAGCCGCTTCATCCCCGGCGCGAGCGAGGAGGGCGTGATCCGCTTCCTCCTCACCGCGGCCGCGATCGGCATCCTCTATAAAGAGAACGCGTCGATCTCCGGTGCCGAAGTCGGCTGCCAGGGCGAAGTCGGCGTCGCCTGCTCGATGGCCGCCGGCGCCTTGGCCGAGGTGCTGGGCGGCACGCCCGAGCAGGTCGAGAACGCCGCCGAGATCGGCATGGAACACAACCTCGGGCTCACCTGCGACCCGGTCGGCGGGCTCGTGCAGGTGCCCTGCATCGAGCGCAACGCGATGGGCTCGATCAAGGCGATCAACGCCGCACGCATGGCGCTGCGCGGCGACGGCAAGCACTTCGTGTCGCTCGACAAGGTCATCAAGACCATGCGCGACACCGGTGCCGACATGAAGCTGAAATACAAGGAAACCGCGCGCGGCGGCCTCGCCGTGAACGTCATCGAATGCTGA
- the gcvT gene encoding glycine cleavage system aminomethyltransferase GcvT has product MSDNHSDAPLLRTPLYDLHVSLGAKMVPFAGYEMPVQYPAGIIKEHTHTRTQAGLFDVSHMGQVFLVGPEAAAALETLVPVDIIDLPQGMQRYALFTNETGGVMDDLMVANFGDRLFVVVNAACKTQDIAHMQKHLSGRCQVEVLADRALLALQGPAAATVLARLAPEVAKMVFMNSITVNLVGVPCYVSRSGYTGEDGYEISVPADKAEALARELLSQPEVAPIGLGARDSLRLEAGLCLYGHDLDVNTSPVESSLLWALSKPRRADGARAGGYPGADVVLGHIANGVSRKRVGLRPNARVPVRDGAEIVDASGRKVGVVTSGGFGPTLGAPIAMGYVETALAKVGTQLSAIVRGKPVPLEVASTPFVPQRYYRG; this is encoded by the coding sequence ATGAGCGACAACCACTCCGACGCACCGCTGCTGCGCACCCCGCTGTACGACCTGCACGTTTCCCTCGGCGCCAAGATGGTGCCCTTCGCCGGCTACGAGATGCCCGTGCAGTACCCCGCGGGCATCATCAAGGAGCACACCCACACCCGCACCCAGGCGGGCCTGTTCGACGTCTCGCACATGGGCCAGGTCTTTCTCGTCGGCCCCGAGGCCGCCGCGGCGCTGGAAACCCTGGTGCCGGTCGACATCATCGACCTGCCGCAAGGCATGCAGCGCTACGCGCTGTTCACCAACGAGACCGGCGGCGTGATGGACGACCTGATGGTCGCGAACTTCGGCGACCGCCTGTTCGTGGTCGTGAACGCCGCGTGCAAGACGCAGGACATCGCGCACATGCAGAAGCACCTGTCGGGCCGCTGCCAGGTCGAGGTGCTCGCGGACCGCGCGCTGCTTGCGCTGCAGGGCCCGGCCGCTGCCACCGTGCTGGCCCGCCTTGCGCCGGAAGTCGCGAAGATGGTGTTCATGAACAGCATCACCGTGAACCTCGTCGGCGTGCCGTGCTACGTCAGCCGTTCCGGCTACACCGGCGAGGACGGCTACGAGATCTCGGTGCCCGCGGACAAGGCCGAAGCCCTGGCGCGCGAGCTGCTGAGCCAGCCCGAAGTCGCCCCGATCGGCCTCGGCGCGCGCGATTCGCTGCGCCTCGAAGCCGGCCTGTGCCTGTACGGCCACGACCTCGACGTGAACACCTCGCCGGTCGAAAGCAGCCTGCTGTGGGCGCTGTCCAAGCCCCGCCGTGCCGACGGCGCGCGCGCGGGTGGCTACCCCGGTGCCGACGTGGTCCTCGGCCACATCGCCAACGGCGTGTCGCGCAAGCGCGTCGGCCTGCGTCCGAACGCCCGCGTGCCGGTGCGTGACGGCGCCGAGATCGTCGACGCCAGCGGCCGCAAGGTCGGCGTCGTCACCAGCGGCGGCTTCGGCCCGACGCTGGGCGCGCCGATCGCGATGGGCTACGTCGAGACCGCGCTCGCCAAGGTCGGCACCCAGCTCTCCGCGATCGTCCGCGGCAAGCCGGTCCCGCTGGAAGTCGCCAGCACCCCCTTCGTGCCGCAGCGTTACTACCGCGGCTGA
- the lipA gene encoding lipoyl synthase, translating to MQNASTPSPQTGIKQRGADKTARIPVKIVPITPAEQLRKPEWIRAAFRGTKSVRRLTGTLRENRLHTVCEEANCPNLGECFNHGTATFMIMGAICTRRCPFCDVGHGRPLPLDPEEPKNLAQTVTGMRLKYVVITSVDRDDLRDGGAQHFADCIRETRAANPGITVEVLTPDFRGRVDLALDLLAAEPPDVFNHNIETVPRLYREVRPGADYEHSLDLLAAFKARHPEVATKSGLMLGVGETREEIEATLADLRAHNVDMVTIGQYLQPSLHHLPVRRYVTPAEFDELRVAGEKMGFRHVAAGPMVRSSYHADLQARGVIGG from the coding sequence ATGCAGAACGCAAGCACCCCCTCCCCACAGACCGGAATCAAGCAGCGCGGCGCCGACAAGACCGCGCGCATCCCGGTGAAGATCGTCCCGATCACACCCGCCGAGCAGCTGCGCAAGCCGGAATGGATCCGCGCGGCCTTCCGCGGTACGAAGAGCGTGCGCAGGCTCACCGGCACGCTGCGCGAGAACCGCCTGCACACCGTGTGCGAGGAAGCCAACTGCCCGAACCTGGGCGAATGCTTCAACCACGGCACGGCGACTTTCATGATCATGGGGGCGATCTGCACGCGGCGCTGCCCGTTCTGCGACGTCGGCCACGGCCGCCCGTTGCCGCTGGACCCGGAGGAGCCGAAGAACCTCGCGCAGACCGTCACGGGGATGCGCCTGAAGTACGTCGTGATCACTTCGGTCGACCGCGACGACCTGCGCGACGGCGGCGCACAGCATTTCGCCGACTGCATCCGCGAGACGCGTGCCGCCAACCCCGGCATCACCGTCGAAGTGCTGACGCCGGACTTCCGTGGCCGCGTCGACCTCGCGCTCGACCTCCTTGCGGCCGAGCCGCCCGATGTCTTCAATCACAATATCGAGACCGTGCCGCGCCTGTACCGCGAAGTGCGCCCCGGTGCCGACTACGAACATTCGCTCGACCTGCTCGCGGCCTTCAAGGCCCGTCACCCCGAGGTCGCGACCAAGTCCGGCCTGATGCTGGGCGTTGGCGAGACGCGCGAGGAGATCGAGGCGACGCTCGCCGACCTGCGTGCCCACAACGTCGACATGGTGACGATCGGCCAGTACCTGCAGCCCAGCCTGCACCACCTGCCGGTGCGCCGCTACGTGACCCCGGCCGAATTCGACGAGCTGCGCGTGGCCGGCGAGAAGATGGGCTTCCGCCACGTCGCCGCCGGCCCGATGGTGCGCTCGTCCTACCACGCCGACCTGCAGGCGCGCGGCGTGATCGGAGGCTGA
- a CDS encoding dihydroneopterin aldolase, which produces MNGIWSVKIERLETRLAVGIYEDEQDPQPVWVSVTLTGLAPAVPGDLGDCLDYEPLCRWLATEWPRSPHTPLLETRINEVFTVAFGLDPRVQEVSVGLYKQRVSRYATAVGIERTTSRGEHARITQNADAPTRKRAEHVASIE; this is translated from the coding sequence ATGAACGGAATCTGGAGCGTGAAGATCGAACGGCTCGAGACCCGTCTCGCGGTGGGTATCTACGAGGATGAGCAGGATCCGCAACCGGTGTGGGTTTCCGTGACGCTCACCGGTCTGGCACCGGCAGTTCCGGGCGATCTCGGCGACTGCCTCGACTACGAGCCGCTGTGCCGCTGGCTCGCGACCGAATGGCCGCGTTCCCCGCACACCCCGCTGCTGGAGACGCGCATCAACGAGGTCTTCACCGTCGCCTTCGGCCTCGACCCGCGCGTGCAGGAGGTGTCGGTCGGCCTCTACAAGCAGCGCGTGAGCCGCTACGCGACGGCGGTCGGCATCGAACGCACCACGAGCCGCGGCGAACACGCCCGCATCACGCAGAACGCAGACGCACCCACCCGGAAGAGAGCCGAACATGTCGCAAGCATCGAATGA
- a CDS encoding formyltetrahydrofolate deformylase: MSQASNDPARFALTFAAAGERGQTAAVTALLEAHGAYIEEFTVFDDVLSGRFYLRTTFRVIDATDAGIAALRGEYAALRGRFQASEGEIHDLRRPMRVLLMVSKADHCLRDLLDQWRRGELPMDIVGVASNHTTLEPIVTAEGLPFHHLPITADTKPQQEAALRALIESSGAELVVLARYMQVLSEEMCERLAGRVINIHHSFLPGFKGARPYEQAHARGVKVIGATAHFATTDLDEGPIIEQAVERVDHAFTPDQLLSTGRHVECLALGRALHYVLQHRVFINGLRTVVLR; encoded by the coding sequence ATGTCGCAAGCATCGAATGACCCGGCGCGCTTCGCGCTGACCTTCGCCGCCGCGGGAGAGCGCGGCCAGACCGCCGCCGTGACCGCGCTGCTGGAAGCGCACGGTGCCTACATCGAGGAATTCACGGTCTTTGACGACGTCCTCAGCGGGCGTTTCTACCTGCGCACGACATTCCGCGTCATCGACGCGACGGATGCCGGGATCGCGGCGCTGCGCGGCGAATACGCCGCCTTGCGCGGCCGCTTCCAGGCGTCCGAAGGCGAGATCCACGACCTGCGGCGCCCGATGCGCGTGCTGCTGATGGTGTCGAAGGCCGACCACTGCCTGCGCGACCTGCTCGACCAGTGGCGCCGCGGCGAACTGCCGATGGACATCGTCGGCGTGGCGTCGAACCACACCACGCTCGAACCGATCGTCACCGCCGAAGGGCTGCCTTTCCACCACCTGCCGATCACGGCGGACACCAAGCCGCAGCAGGAGGCGGCGCTGCGCGCGCTGATCGAATCGAGCGGCGCGGAACTGGTGGTGCTCGCGCGCTACATGCAGGTGCTGTCGGAAGAGATGTGCGAGCGCCTCGCCGGCCGCGTCATCAACATTCACCATTCCTTCCTGCCCGGCTTCAAGGGCGCGCGCCCCTACGAGCAGGCGCACGCCCGCGGCGTCAAGGTGATCGGCGCGACCGCGCATTTCGCCACCACCGACCTCGACGAAGGCCCGATCATCGAGCAGGCGGTCGAGCGCGTGGACCACGCCTTCACGCCCGACCAGCTCCTGAGCACCGGCCGCCACGTCGAATGCCTCGCGCTCGGCCGCGCGTTGCACTACGTGCTGCAGCATCGCGTGTTCATCAACGGCCTGCGCACCGTGGTGCTGCGCTAG